The following are encoded in a window of Streptomyces griseiscabiei genomic DNA:
- a CDS encoding DUF6233 domain-containing protein yields the protein MLDDLPPDLARLHTLRVWHLMWVSRIETKIAALEEREAEVARGRQRKPAEPDWLVELGIGVGRPAVELHVGGCYAAGKRRRPVGRDEARRLLASGLRACTHCRPDQHLGILE from the coding sequence GTGCTCGATGACCTGCCTCCCGACCTGGCCCGGCTGCATACGCTGAGGGTCTGGCATCTGATGTGGGTATCGCGCATCGAAACCAAGATCGCCGCTCTGGAAGAGCGGGAAGCCGAGGTCGCACGCGGCAGGCAGAGAAAGCCGGCGGAGCCGGACTGGCTCGTCGAGCTGGGCATCGGGGTCGGCCGCCCGGCCGTCGAGCTGCACGTCGGCGGCTGCTACGCCGCCGGAAAGCGACGCCGCCCCGTCGGCCGCGACGAAGCGCGACGACTCCTCGCATCGGGCCTGCGCGCCTGCACACACTGCCGGCCCGACCAGCACCTCGGCATCCTGGAGTAA
- the ligD gene encoding non-homologous end-joining DNA ligase, with the protein MDPLPALAPMLASAGSLPLPGGDERWAVETKQDGQRALAFLPGDGTVSIRSRGGHAVTAAYPELHGLPAALGGRSAVLDGEIIATDTDGRPDFELLQSRMGLAHSPDRAARLALRVPVLLVVFDVLYLDGRDLTSLPWTERRQTLTGLGLHGPAWSVPAAVVDHAASALRATREAGLEGVIAKRLTSPYRPGVRSSDWLKIKNVQTADAVIGGWVPGTGRLAGLPGAVLLGELRDGPLRYIGSVGTGWSDDERRRLADLLAVAAWTTCPFAPAPKVLGARWVLPRLVAEITYTTRTRAGYLRHPSWHRLRPDLAPDDPSDASHS; encoded by the coding sequence ATGGACCCGCTTCCCGCCCTCGCACCCATGCTCGCCTCCGCCGGGAGTCTGCCGCTGCCCGGCGGCGACGAACGGTGGGCGGTGGAGACCAAGCAGGACGGCCAGCGCGCCCTGGCCTTCCTGCCCGGCGACGGCACGGTCTCGATCCGCTCCCGGGGCGGACACGCGGTCACCGCCGCCTACCCCGAGCTGCACGGCCTGCCCGCCGCGCTCGGCGGCCGGTCGGCGGTGCTGGACGGGGAGATCATCGCCACGGACACGGACGGCCGCCCCGACTTCGAACTCCTCCAGTCCCGCATGGGCCTGGCGCACAGCCCCGACCGCGCCGCCCGCCTGGCACTGCGGGTACCCGTGCTCCTGGTGGTGTTCGACGTGCTCTACCTCGACGGTCGGGATCTCACCAGCCTGCCCTGGACCGAACGCCGCCAGACCCTGACCGGCCTCGGCCTGCACGGTCCGGCCTGGTCGGTGCCCGCGGCTGTCGTCGACCACGCCGCAAGCGCACTTCGGGCGACCCGGGAAGCCGGGCTGGAGGGCGTGATCGCGAAACGGCTCACCTCGCCCTACCGGCCGGGCGTACGTTCCAGCGACTGGCTCAAGATCAAAAATGTACAGACCGCCGATGCCGTCATCGGCGGCTGGGTGCCCGGCACCGGCCGACTGGCCGGACTGCCCGGCGCCGTCCTCCTCGGCGAACTCCGCGACGGCCCGCTGCGCTACATCGGATCGGTCGGCACCGGCTGGAGCGACGACGAACGCCGCCGACTCGCCGACCTGCTCGCGGTGGCCGCCTGGACCACCTGCCCCTTCGCCCCCGCCCCCAAAGTGCTTGGAGCCCGCTGGGTCCTGCCCCGCCTCGTCGCCGAGATCACCTACACCACCCGCACCCGAGCCGGATACCTGCGCCACCCCTCCTGGCACCGGCTCCGCCCCGACCTCGCCCCCGACGACCCGTCTGACGCCAGCCACTCGTAG
- a CDS encoding DnaB-like helicase N-terminal domain-containing protein, with the protein MPPTPDNAVDDLDDLPDTYPPQPVYYAEQALLGALLLQPHRLHEVDGITSDSFSNYAHGALFDAIRVLPAPDPNQHTQDTSWLNAVLNAAREHARALTASYLHTLVQVCPRPRHAPAYARLVEAEHARRRIRKAAERLVHTVHGISLPDPVQPVLAEADALAAVVDDIAGRFPPRAGVLPRTTPPPPPAAHDPAEAVEEEQVLLATATAYPGEIGAVRWLLPGDLTLPLHAGLWQCLTALAHRREPVDPVTVLWEAQQRGLLDDGREAGEVLRMLAEPAGSIERWGERALRRSLLATAEHTGRRIEAYTGDPANTPFQLVVGARRALADIAAVRTRWQHATSPTPPQRRRPAVTTRAGPPTTTAAHPARSTRATR; encoded by the coding sequence ATGCCCCCCACCCCCGACAATGCGGTGGACGACCTCGACGATCTGCCCGACACGTATCCGCCGCAGCCCGTGTACTACGCCGAGCAGGCCCTCCTCGGCGCTCTCCTCCTCCAACCCCACCGCCTCCACGAGGTCGACGGGATCACATCCGACTCGTTCTCCAACTACGCGCACGGCGCCCTGTTCGACGCAATCCGCGTCCTGCCCGCCCCCGACCCGAACCAGCACACGCAGGACACCAGCTGGCTCAACGCGGTCCTCAACGCCGCCCGCGAGCACGCCCGCGCACTGACCGCCTCCTACCTGCACACCCTCGTGCAGGTCTGCCCCCGGCCCCGTCACGCGCCGGCCTATGCCCGGCTGGTCGAGGCCGAACACGCCCGCCGCCGAATACGGAAAGCCGCCGAACGCCTCGTCCACACCGTCCACGGCATCTCCCTCCCCGATCCCGTGCAGCCGGTGCTCGCCGAGGCCGACGCGCTCGCCGCGGTCGTGGACGACATCGCCGGCCGGTTCCCGCCCCGCGCGGGCGTGCTGCCCCGCACCACGCCACCGCCGCCTCCCGCCGCGCACGACCCGGCGGAGGCCGTCGAGGAGGAACAAGTCCTGCTCGCCACCGCGACGGCCTATCCCGGCGAGATCGGCGCCGTACGGTGGCTGCTCCCCGGCGACCTCACCCTTCCGTTGCACGCCGGCCTGTGGCAGTGCCTGACCGCCCTGGCCCACCGACGCGAGCCCGTCGACCCCGTCACCGTCCTGTGGGAGGCCCAGCAGCGCGGCCTGCTGGACGACGGTCGTGAGGCGGGCGAGGTCCTGCGCATGCTGGCCGAACCGGCCGGTTCCATCGAGCGCTGGGGCGAACGGGCCCTGCGCCGCTCCCTCCTGGCCACCGCCGAGCACACCGGCCGGCGCATCGAGGCGTACACAGGCGACCCGGCGAACACCCCGTTCCAGCTCGTCGTCGGCGCCCGACGCGCCCTCGCCGACATCGCCGCCGTCCGCACCCGCTGGCAGCACGCCACCTCACCCACCCCGCCCCAACGGCGGCGTCCGGCCGTCACCACCCGCGCCGGCCCACCGACCACCACGGCCGCGCACCCCGCCCGCTCCACACGAGCAACCCGATAG
- a CDS encoding DUF317 domain-containing protein, whose translation MTPAIDAHVRLDTHPTHPSAVQAVLNGTQAHIALTALEAADWHVAATNVLVLARIDHEEPHWAGDAAKHLRAEGITVEITARLQEAIDEEWTWPNYPMSWCTRSEIREVSQQAQKIHDDIRHGHLLIHAHAHDGHTTVAVGTYLHQGGTSVYLHGEDHLRQVADTFDSPAQALAAFEKVHAASMRPGPAPLTDTERAAIAARSVFDVTTAKPEPSRTARETVPAYLADTGDHDALLDTFLDTHSTFQKWRTWSDETTHAIHESQTLRIERVHETHPRDTAWTVAVYETPVSDRMWHLTATGTTPAPVLQDLLIHLADGSGWDTVIGTPVDEWTVTAATQPLSDAGWKHTVSGRWIRWTSPDADAGVQFDAFAAQQPNSTLATWTIWAGPSIDHPTWTITASPSTPSAMLAGLAETLAHATGTRHTHPARPAHASPTPQVAPPPPARGTRRTRA comes from the coding sequence GTGACTCCCGCCATCGACGCCCACGTCCGCCTCGACACCCACCCCACCCACCCCAGCGCCGTGCAGGCCGTCCTGAACGGCACACAGGCCCACATCGCCCTCACCGCTCTGGAGGCCGCCGACTGGCACGTCGCCGCCACCAACGTGCTGGTCCTGGCCCGCATCGATCACGAAGAACCCCACTGGGCAGGCGACGCGGCCAAACACCTGAGGGCCGAAGGCATCACCGTCGAGATCACCGCGCGGCTCCAGGAAGCCATCGACGAGGAATGGACCTGGCCGAACTACCCGATGTCCTGGTGCACTCGCAGCGAGATCCGCGAGGTGTCCCAGCAGGCGCAGAAGATCCACGACGACATCCGCCACGGCCATCTCCTCATCCACGCCCACGCCCACGACGGCCACACCACCGTCGCGGTCGGCACTTACCTCCACCAGGGCGGCACGTCCGTGTACCTCCACGGCGAGGACCACCTGCGCCAGGTCGCGGACACCTTCGACTCACCCGCCCAGGCGCTGGCAGCCTTCGAAAAGGTCCACGCAGCCTCGATGCGCCCCGGCCCGGCACCCCTGACGGATACCGAACGCGCCGCCATCGCAGCGCGCTCCGTCTTCGACGTCACCACCGCCAAGCCCGAACCATCCCGCACAGCGCGGGAGACCGTCCCCGCCTACCTGGCCGATACCGGCGACCACGACGCACTCCTCGACACCTTCCTCGACACGCACAGCACGTTCCAGAAGTGGCGGACCTGGTCGGACGAGACGACCCACGCCATCCACGAGTCACAGACCTTGCGCATCGAGCGAGTCCACGAAACCCACCCCCGTGACACCGCCTGGACCGTCGCCGTCTACGAGACCCCCGTCTCCGACCGCATGTGGCACCTCACCGCGACCGGCACCACCCCCGCCCCCGTGCTGCAGGATCTGCTCATCCACCTCGCCGACGGGAGTGGCTGGGACACGGTCATCGGCACCCCGGTGGACGAGTGGACGGTCACGGCAGCCACCCAGCCGCTCTCCGACGCCGGATGGAAGCACACCGTCAGTGGCCGATGGATCCGCTGGACGTCCCCCGACGCAGACGCGGGCGTCCAGTTCGACGCCTTCGCCGCGCAGCAGCCCAACAGCACCCTCGCCACCTGGACCATCTGGGCCGGCCCCAGCATCGACCACCCCACCTGGACCATCACCGCCTCCCCCTCCACCCCCAGCGCAATGCTGGCCGGCCTCGCCGAGACCCTCGCCCACGCAACCGGCACACGACACACCCACCCCGCACGCCCCGCGCACGCCTCCCCGACCCCACAGGTCGCACCCCCTCCTCCCGCACGAGGCACGCGACGAACCCGCGCCTGA